In Novosphingobium kaempferiae, the DNA window TAACCGAACGGTGATCGTAGCGTCACGTCCGCCGCCTATGCGGCCCCGCAGTAGCACGGGGGCTGCGGGGGACATATGCGAGCGATTCTGTCGGGCGGCATGGCATTGTCGGCTCTGACCGGGGCTGCGACCGATGCATTCGCCATGGAAGACGCGCGGGGGCGCGAGACTTTCGTGACGGCGGATGCGGCGGGCGCCACCGGACGAAGCGAAGCGGGGCGGCGACGGCTCGATTCGCTGGATGACGGCGAAACGGGCGGAGAACGGGTGCGCCTCAGCCTGGGCATGGTGTGGGATCTGGCCGACGAGCCCGGTTCCGCCATGGCTTCGGACTTCGAGGACGGCGGTTGGGGCGTGGTTCGCGTCGCGGCGAAGGGTCGGACGAAAGGCCGGTCGCGGACAACCGCATTCTATCGCCGCGAACGGGCGCCCGGCGCGGGATACCGGATCGTGTCCGGTATCCTCGGCGGCAGCAGCCAGGTCGGTGGCGTCAGGTTCAGCTATCGCGGCAGCTACAGCCTTGAACGGACGGGAGCAGACCTCCGCGGCCTCGGCTGCCTCTCGCTCGCGTCGCGGCAGGACGTGACCGCCCTGTTCGATGCCGCAAGCCCCTGCGGGTCGGCGCCCGTCCGGGCCGAGCGCAAGGCCCGCTTCCACCTGCGCAGCCTCGACCGGACATGGCAGGGCATGGGTGAAGCAAGCTGGAGCCTCGGCGGCGGAAACGCGCTCGCCATGGGCGGCGGTTACCGCAAGACGCGCCAGCTCTTCGACGAAGGGCTCGGCGCGCCCGCCCGTCGCGGCCCTGCGCCGATGCCGACCGGCGCGCCCTTCTCCATAACCTCCGTCGCGGGGGCCTTCACCGGCGCGCCGACGCCGACCGATACCGGCTTCGCGACCGGCACCGGCATCCTCTCCGGTTTCCGGCAGAAGGAGAAGATCGCCACCCTGTTCGCCTCCAGCCGCATCGCGCTGGGCGGCGTGACGCTGGTGCCCGGCCTGCGGTACGAGCGCACCCGGCTGCGCGTCGGCGGGTTCCTGTCGGACGACGGCACTTCGGGCACGCCGATGGTGCTGCGCCGCACTTACGGATCGATGCTACCGTCCATCGTCGCGGGCATGTCTCCCGCGCGCAGCATCGCGCTCAGGGCACGCTGGTCGCGCGACATGGGACGGCCGGACCTCGCGATGCTCTCGCCGGGCGCCATCGTCGAGGGGCGCAGGCCGCAGGTGTGGGTCGGCAATCCCGACCTCGTCCCCTACCGCACCGACAGTTTCGACCTGACCGCGGTCTGGGCTCCCGACGGAGACGGATGCGCAGGGTGCGAGGCGCTGAGCGTCAACCTCTTCGCCCGCCTCGTGGACGATCCCATCGTCGCCGCCAACGAGACGCGCATCGATACCGCCTTCGCCGCGCGCCGCTACGACCGGCTCAACGTGACCCGCGCGATCAACGCCCGGCGCGGCGAAGTGGCCGGAATCGAGGCGCAGTATGCCCGCCGCCTGAACTTCCTGCCCGTCCCGCTCTCGGACCTCAGCCTGCGCCTTTCGGCGGGCTACGCGCAGTCGCGGCTGCTGCTCGCGGACGGGCGCAGCACGCGCTTTCCGTTCCAGCCGCGCACGCTCTACAGCGCCGCGCTTTCATGGCAACGCGGGCCGGTGGAGAGCGTCGTCACCTGGACGGGCACCAGCGCCGCCCTCCTCGCGCTGAACGACGGGCCTGACGGGCCGGTCCGGCAGGCACCGCTGCGGCGGCTCGACGTGCGCACGCGCGTCACCCTCTCGCCCGATCTCAACCTCTTCGTCGAGGGCCGCAACCTCACCGACGAGCAGACGCGGCAGTTCCAGGACGGCATGCGAAACTGGACCATCGAGGGCGAGCGCTACGGTCGCTCCATTTCGGCGGGAATCTGGGCGCGTTTCTGAACCTTTTTCCCACCGACCGTAACCGGACTGACGCCGTTCCAACATCGCGCTGTCAGACTCGGGAGCTAGGGGGAGCGCGCCGACATGGCGGCGGCAAACATCGAGGGGCGATGATGATCCGGCACTTGGGGAAGTGCGTGAACGGGACAGGCAGCGCGGACAGGTCCGGGAAGACCCTGCTCCAGCGCATGCGCGGAGGACGGCGGCCGGGGTGGCTCGCGGTGCCGCTGGCGCTGGTCGTGACGCTGGCCGGGGCCATCGACGGTGCGCCGCGGGATCCGCAGGTGGCGCAGAGTACTGCGATTCCGCCGCACCGGGCCAGCGCCGACGAGCTTTCCGTGCTCACCTACAACGTGAAGGGCCTGCCGTGGCCGCTGGCGAGCGGGCGTCCCGAAGCACTCGGCAAGATCGGTGATCGTCTTGCCGCGATGCGCCGCGAGGGACGCCAGCCGCAGGTCGTCGTGCTGCAGGAAGCGTTCACGCCCGAGGCCAAGGCGATCGGCCACCGTGCAGGCTATCCGTTTATCATCGAAGGGCCCTACGCCCGCTCCGCGCCCACCCCGCAAGCCGCCGCGCGTCGCGACTGGCACCTCGGCGAAACGCAGGCGGCAGCGGTCGACAGCGGCCTCGTCCTGCTGTCGGACCTGCCCGTGCGCAGCGTCGAGCGTGTCGCCTTCGCTCCGGAGGACTGCGCGGGCTACGACTGCCTCGCGGCCAAGGGCGTGCTGCTGGTCGAGCTTGAGGTTCCCGGACGCGGGCCGGTGCTGGTCGCGACGACGCATCTCAACTGCCAGGGCGCGTCCGGCGCGCCCAAGGCCCGCACCACGCAGGCCTTCGGGCGGCAGGCGGCGATGGTCGGTCGCCTCCTCGCGCGCGTGCATGCACGCGGGTTACCGATCGTGATCGCGGGAGACTTCAACAAGGGGCAGCGCCCGCAGCGCACCGCCCTGCTCCATGCCGCGCTCGACCCCGTCGGCGGCAGTCCTGTCGAGGACTCGCTCAGCCGCAACCGCGACGCCGATCCGCAAGGCTTCGGCCGCAGCGCCGAACTGACCGCGATCCGCGAGCATGCCCGCGACCTGCAATTCGCCTTCGACGGTGCCGACATGCACCTCGCGCCCGTATCGGTGGAGGTGCCGTTCGGCGAGGAGCCGGAGGGCGAGATGCTCTCCGACCACATGGGCTACACCGTCCGCTACCGCTTGCTGCGCAGCACGCCGCCGACGCTGATCGCCGCGCGCTGACCCGTCAGGGCAGCGCGGGCATGTCGCTTGCGACGATCTCGCCCGCGCCCCGGCCGATGGACCACAGGCGGCGCGCGGCTCTGGGATCCCAGTCGATCGCCTGCCCCGGCGTCGCGATGCCCTGCGTCGCGACGAGTTCGAGCCGCGATCCCGCTTCGGGCAGCCTGAGCACATAGACCTCGGGCCGGTCGTGTCCGGTGGCGTAGATGAGCCCATCCGGCCCCCAGCTCAGGCCCGAGCAGCTCTTGGGCGCCATGCGCGCCAGCACCGCTTCCGGGAACGCCCAGCTTGCCTCCGGCCGGAAGGCGTCGTCCATGCGGACCAGCATGGTGTAGCGATAGTCGCGCCCCGGCTCACCGCCCTTGCCCTCGTAGTTGGCGTAGACCGCCCACCACTTGCCCTGATGGCGGTCCATCACCGTCAGCGAGCCCGGCCCAAAGCCGAGGCTGACGCTGCGCAGGTGCTTGAGCGTGCGGGTGTCGAAGATCTCGACCGCGCTGGTCTGCGGCACCGCCGGGTAGTTCGAGGCGGCGCAGACGAGTTCGGTGCCGACAACAGTGCAGCTGTTCATGTGCGGATAGAGCCGTCGCTCGCCCTGCCACTGCGCGACCCTCTCCCCGGTGGCGATGCGATACTTGCCGATGCGGTCGTTATCGATGGCGTAGATGAACGTACCGTCCGACGCCGCGCCCTGATGCGCCTCCACCGCCTTCAGCCGCATCGCAACGGGGGCGGGAGGTGGCGAATCCGGCAGCGCCGTCTCGGCCCGGAGAGCCGTGGCGCCAAGCGCGGCAAGGCCGATGCAGCAGGTAAGCCTCAGGATCATGCGATGCGCCCTTTCGTGTTCCGGCGGGACGCTTACGACGGTCAGACTACGGTTCCATGTCGGACCGCGCACCTCCGCATGACGGCACTATGCTACAGGATAATCGGCAGCGGCGGCGCTTCGGGATAGAAGCATATTTGGCGACCGTTCAGGGGCCAGTCCGCAGCCTGATCCCCACCGGTCGCCGACCGCCTTCCGCCGGCGGTCCGGCCGGGCGCGCGAGACTCCGCAGGCTCTCTCCCCAGCGCGCGCCCGGCCACACCATCAGGCCAGCGCCAGCCCTCCGGCGAGGAGGCAGACGGCCGGCAGCAGCACTTGCAGCCCCTTGCGGAAACGCTGCGGCGCAATCGGCGCGAAGGCGAGCGCCACCACCAGCAGCGAGCCGATCCAGAAGATCGCCGTCAGCGGAGCGCCGTTGCCCAGCACGAAGCGCGCCACCAGCGTCAGCGCCAGCACCATCGGCGAGCCCCAGACGACCGCGTCCCACGCCTTGAGCAGACGCGGCTCCTCATGCCCGCGCCGCCTCCGCTTGCCGAGCCAGATGTACGTACCCGTCGCGCAGATGACGGTCAGGGCAGCGCCGAACAGGATATAGGCCAGCTTCACCGGAAGCCCGCCGAAGTTACCGAAATGCAGGCGATAGGTTGAGGCTGCGGCCTGCTGGCCCAGTTCTCCGTCCGACGTGCCCGCAACGCCGATGAAGCGACCCTTCGCGTCGAAGCGGTACGTCTCGCCGAAGATCAGCCGCCGTTCGTGCTCGGCCGAGATCTGGGTCTCCTGCCCGCGCGTCAGCGGATCGTGCAGCGTGACGTAAGTGATCGTCACCTCGGGATGATGCTGCGCCATGTAGTCCAGCGCGGTGGCCACGTTCGGCGGCGGTGCGGCGCGCTTGTCGGGCTTGCCTTCCTCGCCGAACAGCGGTTCGTAGACCGCCTGGATGTTCCCGCCGTGGTCGAGCAGGGCCATCGCATAGACCGTAAGCGAGCCCAGCCCGATCACCGCGCCGGTCAGCGCCACCGCGACCGAAAACGGCAGCGACCACACGCTCATGCGGTTGTGCCAGTCCGCCAGCCCGACCCCGCTGCCGTTACGTGCGCGCAGCAGGAAGGCGTCGCGGAAGATGCGCGGGTGGGCGATCACGCCGGACAGCGCCAGCGCGAGGATCATCACGCCCAGCACGCCGACGATGGTCATGCCGACGAGGCCCGGTACGTTCAGCGTGTAATGCAGCGCGACGAGGAAGTCGGACCATGCGATCTCCTCAGGCCCGGCAAGCGCGCCGTTCGCGTCGATATGCGTGGCGCGGGTGTCGCTCGTGATCGTCGCGCGCGGCAGGTCGGGCACCGGCATGTGGACATAGAGGTGCGTCGTCAGCGGCCCGCCGTGCTCGGCCTGTAACGCCGCCTCCACGCCCCGCTGCACGGCGGCAGGCACGATCTTGGCCATTTCCGGCGCACGGGCCTGCTCGATGCGTTGCAGTTCCGGGTAGAACACCGCGACGGTGCCGGTCAGGCAGACGATGTAGAGCAGCGCTCCGGCGACGAGGCCGATCGCGGCATGCGCGGAAAGCGCGCGTTTGACGGTGGAGGGTTCGGGCGCGGCGGTCATGCGAGAAGCCCCGCCGCCAGCGCGGGCCATGTCGGAATGGTCGACAGCGCGAGCACCTTGAGTTGTCCCTTGCGTCCCGTCTCCATGAGCATGGCGTAGGCGATCAGCCCCCAGATCACCGGCATCGCGAAGAGCGCCGTCGCCACCGCATTCGCGGTGCTCCAGCCCAGCAGCCCGCCCAGCTTGCCGATGGCCAGCGCCGCGCCGACCGAGGGCAGCACCGCGACCACGCCGACCAGCAGGAACGTCAGCAGCCGCCCGCCGATACGCCGGGGCTCAGTGCCCTCGGGCAGCATGCCCATGCGGCGGTTGGATGCAAGCGCCCTGCCTTTGGGAGCGGTCAGCGCCGCCCATGCCAGCGCGACGAATGCCGCACCCATTGCCCACAAGGCCGCAACCGAGGAGCCCCATGCTCCCGCCGCGATCCATCCAGCACCGAATCCGACAAGCAGCAGCCCCCAACCCGCTGCGTTGAGCGGCATCGAGCGGCGCGCCCGCGACCATGCAAGGCGAAGGACGCCGACGCCCGCCACGCTCGCGACGACAGCAATCGCCAGAACCATATCGCCGGGCATCAGGCGCACGGCCTCGGGATGAACGGACAGGAAACGAAAAATCGCCGGACCAAAGCGGCTCCCCCATGAAACAGATGGCGGGAGGCTTAATGCGACTCGTTTTCGTTAGCAAGCAAGGCCGGGAACGAGCAAGGCTTTGAAACGGGAAAAGGGCGCAGCTTTCGCCACGCCCCTACCCTCGATCCGCGAAGTCCGGTCAGAACTTGACCGAGACCCCCGCCAGCGCACGGTCGGAATGATATTCCCCCTGCCGCGCGAGGGCGTATTCGATGCGGAACTTGATCGCGTTGCTCGCCTTGATGCCGATCTGGCCACCGACCTCGAACGAGTCCTTCTTGGCACCGACGCTGGAGACGAGCCAGTCTGCCGCGCCCAGTTCGGCGACGCGCACTGCGGTCGCGTCCTTGAGTTCGTGGCGCCAGTTGCCGAACACCCCGACCTCGACCGGATTGCCGACGCCGACAGCCAGTTCCGCGCCAAGCTTGGTGCGCGCGGTCGTCCACTTCTCGCTCGGCATGGTCAGCGCGACGACGGCGGAACCGCCCTCGGCCACCGAGTCCGCCTTGCTGCGGGCGATCTCGATACCCGCCACCGGGCGCAGGACCGAACGGTCGCCGAACTTGACGTCCACCTTCGCCTCGAGCGCCGCGGTGAGCGTCTCGATCTTGTAGCTGTCGGTCGCGCGCAGGCTGCCCGTGGTCAGGCCGACATCGCGGGTCGTGTCGACGTTGGCCTTGTTGTAGCCCAGCACCAGCCCGACCGAGAGCGCCCCGACGCGGTGCGCGCCGTAGGCGAAGACCGACCAGGTATCGAAGTCCGCCGAACTGGCGACCGAACTGCTGATGTCGCCATCGGTGTAGCTGCCGCCCACGCCGATGCGGGTGCCGTCCTGGTTGACCACGTTGATGCCCGCGATCACGCCCTTGGCATCGCGGTTGTAATCGTAGGCGATGCTGTCCTCGTCCACGTCGGTCGACTGAGCGATGAACTTGCCCCACGCGGTCGGGCCCTTGCGGGTCGATTCCACGCCGCAGCCGTCATCCGTGCCGTTAGGCGCAGCCTCGGTGAACTCGCCCGGCGTCTGCACCGCCGGAGAACAGCCCCAGGGTTCCTGCGCGGCACTGAGCGCGACCTGGCCGATCTCGCGCGCGGAATTCGTGGCCATCTGCAGCGTGTGGGCGTGGATCTCGCCGCTGATCTGCGAGAACGTGTAGCCAAGGTCCGCGCTGTTCTTGCCGTAGAGGCCATCGTAGAGCGAATAGAACGCCCCGCTGCGCGCACCGGCCCTCGGACGGAACGGTTCGAGGCCCGCCGCCGCCGAAATGGCGTTGAGCTTCCAGCCGTTGGCCGCGCCGTAAGTGGCGAAGTTGCCGGGCGTGATCGCGGCGATGACGCGGGTCGGGCGATAGATCACGTCGAAGCGCGTGTTGGCCGCAAGACCGGCGCTCGGCTGCGTCACCGAGTCGAACTCTCCGGAACCCACCGGTCCGCCATCGACGATGATGAAGGTATCGCCCACGATCGGCGTGAAGTTGTTGTTGCCGCCAGTGATCCCGCGCAGCGTCGGCGCGAGGATGCCGTTGGGCTGGAACGTCGCGCCGGAAGTGAGCGCGAGGCGGTCGTAAGTGCCCGCGCCGCCCGCCGAGTTGTAGGTCCGCCCGTCGATCTCGACCGCGAAGGTCGCTGTATCGGCCAGCGTCACGTCGCCCGCCGCCACGACCAGCGTGCCGGGGCTGTTGCCCGGCGCGAGCGTGCCGCCCGCATTGACGTGGACATCGGCGACGACCGTGCCGGTGCCGCCAAGGCGCGCGCCCGAGTTGACGGTGACGTCGAGTGCCGACAGCGCCGAATTGACGAGCAGCGTGCCCTGATCGACCGTGAAGCCTTCGTTGAGCGTGCTGATCGCGGTCGACAGGGTCAGCGTGCCGAGGCCGGTCTTGGTCATCGCACCTGCGCCGGTAAGGCCGCCGCTGAGAGAGACGTCGAAGGAATTGGTGTCGATGAAGCCGCCCTGCGTCTGGACCGTCAGCGGGGTGCTGACATCGCCTGCCGAAGCGAACTGCAGCGTGCCGCCGACGAAGTTCGGGTTCACGTCGCCGTCGTTGAGTTCGGTGGTCGTGTAGAACGCCTTGGCGAGGTCGATGTCCGGGGTATTGCCCGGGTTGATCGGGATCAGCACGTCCGAGCCGCGCGTGACGTCGGTGGCGGGATCGAAATCGACGTTGGCGTTGGCCGACGGGATCGCATTGCCGAAGCCGTCAACATAGACGTAGCCGGAGTGCGCGCCGTAGGGGCAGTCAAGCGCCACGAACAGCAGGTCGTAGTCGTGACCCGCGATCATGTCGATGTCCTCGACCTTCCAGTCGCTGGTGACGTAGCGGCCGGCCTGGCGGAAGATCGTGGTGTTCTGCGCAGTGTAGGCGCTGTAGGCGATGTTGTTGATGATCTTGCCGGTCGTCTTGTCCACCACCTTGATGATGAACGACGGGCTGTCGGTCGGGCCGTGCGACGGTTCGAGAACCGCGTTCCAGGCGTAGTAGAGCTTGTTGCCCGTATAATTCGCCACCGACTGCGAGAGCGCGGTCACGCCGTAGTTCGGTCGCGCATCGTTGAGCCGGATCGCATGGTTGCCCGCGAAGACGGTCGGCGTGCCGGTGATGGCGTCGATGTCTCCGGCGTTGGTGATGGTGTAGCTGTTGGGCGCCCCCGCCCAGGTCGAATCCGCAGGCGGCCACTGCACCGTGCTGGTCCAGGTGCCCCCGGTGAGAACCCAGCCGGTCGTGTCTCCGCTCTCGAAACCGGGATTGACGACGGTCTGGCCGAAAGCCGGAACCGCAAGCGCCAGCGATGCTGCAAGCGCCGCGCCGC includes these proteins:
- a CDS encoding TonB-dependent receptor domain-containing protein; its protein translation is MRAILSGGMALSALTGAATDAFAMEDARGRETFVTADAAGATGRSEAGRRRLDSLDDGETGGERVRLSLGMVWDLADEPGSAMASDFEDGGWGVVRVAAKGRTKGRSRTTAFYRRERAPGAGYRIVSGILGGSSQVGGVRFSYRGSYSLERTGADLRGLGCLSLASRQDVTALFDAASPCGSAPVRAERKARFHLRSLDRTWQGMGEASWSLGGGNALAMGGGYRKTRQLFDEGLGAPARRGPAPMPTGAPFSITSVAGAFTGAPTPTDTGFATGTGILSGFRQKEKIATLFASSRIALGGVTLVPGLRYERTRLRVGGFLSDDGTSGTPMVLRRTYGSMLPSIVAGMSPARSIALRARWSRDMGRPDLAMLSPGAIVEGRRPQVWVGNPDLVPYRTDSFDLTAVWAPDGDGCAGCEALSVNLFARLVDDPIVAANETRIDTAFAARRYDRLNVTRAINARRGEVAGIEAQYARRLNFLPVPLSDLSLRLSAGYAQSRLLLADGRSTRFPFQPRTLYSAALSWQRGPVESVVTWTGTSAALLALNDGPDGPVRQAPLRRLDVRTRVTLSPDLNLFVEGRNLTDEQTRQFQDGMRNWTIEGERYGRSISAGIWARF
- a CDS encoding PepSY-associated TM helix domain-containing protein; amino-acid sequence: MTAAPEPSTVKRALSAHAAIGLVAGALLYIVCLTGTVAVFYPELQRIEQARAPEMAKIVPAAVQRGVEAALQAEHGGPLTTHLYVHMPVPDLPRATITSDTRATHIDANGALAGPEEIAWSDFLVALHYTLNVPGLVGMTIVGVLGVMILALALSGVIAHPRIFRDAFLLRARNGSGVGLADWHNRMSVWSLPFSVAVALTGAVIGLGSLTVYAMALLDHGGNIQAVYEPLFGEEGKPDKRAAPPPNVATALDYMAQHHPEVTITYVTLHDPLTRGQETQISAEHERRLIFGETYRFDAKGRFIGVAGTSDGELGQQAAASTYRLHFGNFGGLPVKLAYILFGAALTVICATGTYIWLGKRRRRGHEEPRLLKAWDAVVWGSPMVLALTLVARFVLGNGAPLTAIFWIGSLLVVALAFAPIAPQRFRKGLQVLLPAVCLLAGGLALA
- a CDS encoding autotransporter outer membrane beta-barrel domain-containing protein; this translates as MFGSATPNTFAVSHYSARAAVSGAALAASLALAVPAFGQTVVNPGFESGDTTGWVLTGGTWTSTVQWPPADSTWAGAPNSYTITNAGDIDAITGTPTVFAGNHAIRLNDARPNYGVTALSQSVANYTGNKLYYAWNAVLEPSHGPTDSPSFIIKVVDKTTGKIINNIAYSAYTAQNTTIFRQAGRYVTSDWKVEDIDMIAGHDYDLLFVALDCPYGAHSGYVYVDGFGNAIPSANANVDFDPATDVTRGSDVLIPINPGNTPDIDLAKAFYTTTELNDGDVNPNFVGGTLQFASAGDVSTPLTVQTQGGFIDTNSFDVSLSGGLTGAGAMTKTGLGTLTLSTAISTLNEGFTVDQGTLLVNSALSALDVTVNSGARLGGTGTVVADVHVNAGGTLAPGNSPGTLVVAAGDVTLADTATFAVEIDGRTYNSAGGAGTYDRLALTSGATFQPNGILAPTLRGITGGNNNFTPIVGDTFIIVDGGPVGSGEFDSVTQPSAGLAANTRFDVIYRPTRVIAAITPGNFATYGAANGWKLNAISAAAGLEPFRPRAGARSGAFYSLYDGLYGKNSADLGYTFSQISGEIHAHTLQMATNSAREIGQVALSAAQEPWGCSPAVQTPGEFTEAAPNGTDDGCGVESTRKGPTAWGKFIAQSTDVDEDSIAYDYNRDAKGVIAGINVVNQDGTRIGVGGSYTDGDISSSVASSADFDTWSVFAYGAHRVGALSVGLVLGYNKANVDTTRDVGLTTGSLRATDSYKIETLTAALEAKVDVKFGDRSVLRPVAGIEIARSKADSVAEGGSAVVALTMPSEKWTTARTKLGAELAVGVGNPVEVGVFGNWRHELKDATAVRVAELGAADWLVSSVGAKKDSFEVGGQIGIKASNAIKFRIEYALARQGEYHSDRALAGVSVKF
- a CDS encoding endonuclease/exonuclease/phosphatase family protein, whose protein sequence is MNGTGSADRSGKTLLQRMRGGRRPGWLAVPLALVVTLAGAIDGAPRDPQVAQSTAIPPHRASADELSVLTYNVKGLPWPLASGRPEALGKIGDRLAAMRREGRQPQVVVLQEAFTPEAKAIGHRAGYPFIIEGPYARSAPTPQAAARRDWHLGETQAAAVDSGLVLLSDLPVRSVERVAFAPEDCAGYDCLAAKGVLLVELEVPGRGPVLVATTHLNCQGASGAPKARTTQAFGRQAAMVGRLLARVHARGLPIVIAGDFNKGQRPQRTALLHAALDPVGGSPVEDSLSRNRDADPQGFGRSAELTAIREHARDLQFAFDGADMHLAPVSVEVPFGEEPEGEMLSDHMGYTVRYRLLRSTPPTLIAAR